The sequence below is a genomic window from Theobroma cacao cultivar B97-61/B2 chromosome 6, Criollo_cocoa_genome_V2, whole genome shotgun sequence.
tatttggtaaaaagaaaagaaaacaagaattGTTGATTGTTAGATTTCGAAGAAGTGAGgtttaagaataattttatttcaataggTTTCATTTTAGTTctcaatttattaaaattagttgttaattaattattatggGATATCTCacttaataaaacattattgCGTGACAGTAAAGTGTGTTCAAATGTAAGGGGACTATGACAAGGGGCTTTGATTGAAAAAGGGGATAGGTTACGAAACTAGCAATGTTGAAAAGATGGGGAACAcggaaaagtaaaaaaaggcTTTAGATTTGACAACTGTAGCCTTGTTAAGAGAAGAGATGGAGATAAGAGGaagtaattaaaaaagataGGATTGTTGATATGATGACAGGCTCGGGGTaggtgaaagaaaaaaatctagAAAGAAACGTATGTATtttcagaagaagaaaagagaagacaAGTTAGGGAGATATGGCCTATCGAAAGAAGTGGTGAAAAGATTAACAAGCTTAAGCCCAAAATAGAAGTTACTAAGGCTCAAACTCCAGAAGTGGGAACGTGCATGAAGGATATTAGCTCAATAAGGGTCATGGTGGTTTGGAGCAAATTAATAGTGCGGCAATTTtaggaaaggaaaataaaaggcAACAGAGTCCAAGTTAGAGGGTCTTAAGgccaacaataaaaaaaagcaatGGGAACTTAGgggaaaaaatttaaaaagtggTGAGGAACGAATTGAATGGGAACAAGAGGAAAGGAATAGGAAGAaagtacaaaataaaaaatgagtgCAGATAACAGACAACAATGATGGCGAAGTGAAGCCAAGAGTTGGCTAACACCAAAGCTTCTAAAgagcaaaagagagaaagtcaAATGGTTAAGATTTTGCTAAAATCGAGTAGAAGACAAAGTGGCaaacaaagggagaaaaatagaaagaagagGAGTAAAAATATGGGGAAAGGAAAATCAGGTACTCCAAAGTTAGATTCGAAGAATAGAATAGGAAGAGAAGGAAGTTCAAGGATCAAattaaggaaggtttagagATGAAAAAAGCAGATAAAAGAAATCGTATCTGACCCAAATATAAGGAAACGAAACTCAACTATCAGAATGGAAGCCGAAGAGATTTAGAAACTAAGCAAAAAGCTACGCTTGAAtttaaaaaggagaaagaagaggTCATTCAAAGGATTATTGAACAATGATCGTGAGTCAAGACACGTAGTTGTGGATGTACAATCATGTTTGCATTTATGTACAATGAAAGAGATTTAACGTTGGGTACTAGAGTAGTATAGGGTGAGTAAGTTGGATAGTAATTAGTACAGAGAAAAGAATTgtatttttgggttttttttttttgctctctTTTTGTTGGTTGATGAGGTTTTTTGTTGCTGGCTTTTTTGTGCACTAGGGGATGCtagattattattttctacACCCAACTTTACCTTTGGGCATTGTTGCAATCTCTGTTATGGCACAACTATTGTTGATTTTGGGCGAATAGCTGTGTGTTACGTTGTTTGCCTTTTCATGCTCACGCCAGTTTCAATGTCATAAGAAGTCTTCAGTTAAACAAGCTAGAGACTTTTAATAGCATGATGGCCCTCGAAgcgaataaaattttacttttcaaaaaaataaaaatatgttaaaaaattttaaattttttacgTGGATGAACCGCCTCCACTAGCCCCCTCCCCTTCTCCTCTTGTTAATAAGTAGCTTTTCGTACCCTAAAATCCAGATGCTGGACCCCCTGTTACCATAATTTAACATGGAccgtttttctttataaattgTACTATTATCTTGTGAAAACCAAAGATAAATTAACCAAGTTCACCTTCAAAAGTTGTCCATATCCCTAATCTAATCTTGGTGATGGCTTCATCTCCTTCTCTCTGTTTATCCAAGCAACAATTGCTTAGCATTCTTCTTATCATTACTATTTTAATTCTCAAGTGTGAGTGGAAGGGGATGCTACAAATCAATTATCAGCTTCGGAGATTCCTTAGCTGATACTGGAAACTTGGTCATACTTTCACAAGCCAATAAACCTCCTGCTGCCTTTCCACCATATGGAGAGACATTCTTTAAGCAACCGACAGGGCGATTTTCTGATGGTCGTTTAGTCATTGATTTCTTCGGTCACATGTCTGATTTGAACATGAATAGATACTTTAATTTTGGGacacaaaattttatattttaattgataatgATCTTTTGAGTTTTGCTTTTGCATAGTTTTGTAGCTCAGAATTTCGGACTTCCATTGGTACCACCATAAATTTGGAGCGGGTAATGGAAGAAACCTAAAGTTTTTGAAGGGCGTAAATTTTGCTGTGGCGGGTGCCACGGCGCTTGATAATGCATTTCTGGCACAGAAGGGAATCATAAATCCAGCCACAAACGTTTCTTTGGGAGTTCAAGTGggtttattcaaaaaattattgcCATCTCTTTGCTTGTCTTATTCAGGAGGCAAGTATTTCCTGTATTGTTGTTGTTTTAGACGTAGCCATTCCTCACAGATTGACTTCAGTcttcaatatatatacttttcctatgaaaaaaaaccaaaaatatcaTCTCCAACTATGGCCAAGTACTTACTGTCAGAATTACCGTATCGTTTGACAAAGGATTATCACTGGCGAACTATTGATATCAGTTACATATTTTACATGCGATGATGATTCACAGAATGCAATGAACTCCTCCAAAACTCCTTGATTCTCATGGGAGAGATTGGTGGAAATGATTTCAACTTTGCATTTTTCCAAGGGATTACGACTGAAGTGATTCAAGGATTGGTCCCTGATGTTATCAATGCCATTTCTTCAGCAATTCAGGTAAGAACCTTGGACTTGGAGTAAAGTAGCCAGCGTAAACTCTTGTGCTAATGTTTAATTAGTCAGCATACAATGAACAAGGGTGGCGTCCACCAAGCATTGCAGGCAAATTTCCAAAAAATATCAACTGTATTAATTTTGATCTACTGCATTTTGGGAATAATTATTAAAGGGTGTTTCCTTTTAATACAATGTTGTAGGAGTTAATGAAGCTGGGGGCAGTGACAATTCTGGTTCCAGGAAATCTACCAATCGGATGTCTGCCAATCTATCTAACGCGTTTCCAGACTTCTAATAAGCAAGAGTATGGCCGCTCTACCGGCTGTCGGACCTGGCTAAACGACTTCTCCCAGTACTATAACGGAATGCTTAAAAACGAGCTAAACAAAATCCGAAAGCTTCATCCTCGTGCCAACATTGTTTATGCAGATTATTGTCAGGCTGCAATACCCTTCTATCGTTCTCCAAGGCAGTTTGGTACTTTCCTTGTCTTAATTAACCCTACATTATTTCACTATGAACCTGATAAAATAAAGCATATGTAGTTTACTATCAGCTTAATCTTGTTTCTCTCCAGGATTTAATAGCACTCTTACTGCATGCTGTGGAGGGGGAGGTCCATACAATTTTGACTTGTCGTTAGGTTGCGGTAGTCCAGGCACGACATCCTGTGGTGATCCTTCCTCGTATGTTAGCTGGGACGGTATCCATCTCACAGAAGCAACCTATGGATTGATTCCAAGGCGCTTTTGGATGGTTCGAGTACCATTCCTCGGCTCAAGATCCTATGTGCCTCATCATCTGCTGCAAGTGATTAACGTAAGATCCAAGCATAGCCTTAGCCAATAAAAGATGCTTCTCCTTCTTGCATTTCGATTGTAATCTTTGGTACATTGTCCTAGGCATTGTACTATACATTCTcttatgaaataaatatacATACGTTGCATTTCACACTCATTTTGAAATGCCCAATTATAAAGATTGAGTAAAGAATGGTTGAATCGGTTGTACATTTCAAAGGAATAATTACACATATTTATATAAGGTGATATCgtcaagaaaaggaaaggtCAATGTACAGCAATGAATGGTGatgaaaaaattcaagaagaCTAATTGACTGTTGACTACAGCTAGCTTGATTTGCTTGATTTCTGTCTATTACCAATATTGCtttgttttccattttttcaCTACAATACAAAATAAGCtcttatatgatttttttttatttattcatgtTACACGACAATGATTTATCCTAACTAGTAAAATTTTGatccaaataaaaattcaattgattATAAATAGTAATTATCTAAAAACTCAATTGATTGccataaaaagattaaaaaaaaaaaaacaatataaaacatcttttgtattttaaccaaaccaaaaaaaaaaaaaaagaagcatagCTTATAGCTTAAAGCTCATTTGCTTCACATTTTTAggacttttcttatttctcttttttgggTATCTCTCATTTTCTTCTCCATAGTGGCTGCACTTCCCCCGTTTCAAGGTCATTTGTCCAAATGCCTACCCTTTATTTTGCAGGATTTGACTATCTGGCTATTCAtgctttgttttcttcatttttcaacttataTTATCTTCTTGTATACTCTCCATCCCTTCAGCATTGCCTTATTTAATCATCAGAAGGCACTATCAGCAGATTAGTAGAGTTTAGTTTTGGATTACATTATAATCACTTTACAAACCCCACAGCAAAATACAATTATCTGTTGGATGAAAGCAAAACTATAAACAGCAACACAAAACCAGGAATCTTGAATGTGAGAATCTTCTAATTAATCTACTTAATTTTGGTTGGCAAACTTGATTCCCTTCTCAATAGATGCTTTGAGCTCTGGCTTGAGTTTCTCAAGACCCTGTTTCTCAAATTCAGAAAGTAGACCAAGTCCATAGACTTTCTCAACACCATTCTTTCCCAGCTTTACCTGCAGTTTTGAAACGCAAAATTGAGCTTAGATAAACAAGCCAAAAGCGTCATCCACCCAGATAAATAAAACTAAACAAATATATACAAACAAGGTTAGCAATTAGGCATCCCACTGCAGTTAATTAATTGCTATATGACATGGATTTCTGCATAAGTCCCCTTACAAGAGTTCTAATCTATAGTTTAACACAATAATGCACAACCTACTAATCCCAGCTATCCAATGATTTAACACATCAGATTCGAACATCTCAACAACCTTTACTGAAATCAGCAACTTAACTTTTGCAAAAATACAGTAGTCTAAAGTCATTTGGTCTCAGTAATTGGCATTATTTTTTCCACCTACTAGGTAGTTAATTATCAAAGATAACAGAAGCTATGGTACAATTAGATTCAATAATGATGTGTTGATCTTGAAACTTTTAGAAATAATCAATTGTCCATGAATTAGAGTTTACAGCTCTAACAAATAAATGAATACTAAACTTATAAACTAAAATGGATTTTCTTGCTATCTAATTTTAAACTATCAAGGATTCAAGATCATAAGTTCAACTGCATTGGCCAAGATAAACATTGCAACCAAAAGAAAGTAGCAGTTCATGAGATGCCATAGAGATTGATAGTTATCTGACATCGTAAACATGCTCATATTTAGATGAaatctatttgaatataattgCCTTACACTTTGACGatataaaagataatttataTGTCAGGAACTCACTCACGGCCATTAAATTATCTTTATGAGTCACGCTTGTCTTTACCAAACAAAAGATAACAAAACAAACACCATAAAAGTTCCAATAACTTTTATCTAGTCACCTGGGAGGCAAAGAAAGGTAATTCTGTGACACTCGATTGCACAAAAGAACACTCGACAATGTCTGGGACTCCATTAAGCCCCTTTATGCAAGCATCAGCGAAAACAGCTCCAGCATAGCTGCAGCAGATATCATCAATTAGTTTTCAACAGCATATatattcaattcaaatttCTTGGAAAGTTTCAGTaccaaaaagataaaaatggtTTTAGTCCCCAACCCCTATTCTGCTAGTTTCTGGAGATTAAAGGATCATGAGTAAACCAGAACCTTCAAGAGCTCATGCAGCTAAAATATATGGTGGAAGGGAAGCATTCTGCTACTTAAGTACAAGTGCTAGAACAGGGTAAGATTATCTTTTATATGCACCTGGATCTAACACAAGCAATGACTTCAGGCCATGGCAATCTCTCACCTCAACGTATAATACTAACTCCCCAAAAATGGCACAAGTTATTTACTAACTCCCAGCAGTCGTTTATTCTTCCAGGAATAATCACTAAAGGGGTAAAGTGATAGTAGACAATTGACTACCAGTGAAAAAATCATCACAAAAAGACTGCTGTAATTACTTACGCCATTGATAGTGTTGCAGATCCCTTTCCAGCTTTTGCTTCAACAACTTCTGTTCCTCCATCCTGTGTTCTCTTAGTAAGAGCTTCTATGTCATCATCAGGCAAGTTGGCTTTTGGTGTGGCCTATTCATTCGtatataaacaataaaattgaTAAACTTAAACAACCGCaattaaatttgaagaacaaaaaatccaatttgaaaaatagaaaaccCAAGTACAAACAAGACACACACCACATATGGAAAAAGGGAGAGACCTGAGAAAAGAGTGGGAGGATAGTGATGCCAGCATGGCCACCAATTACCGGCACATCAACATCTGCATATGCAAAAAACAAGGCTAATAGCAGGAGTCATTTTTTCCAGAATActataaattttctatttgatcTTGCATTTTATTGGCAACataataaagtataaataaggGATCCACAAAGAACGCAAAGCAAGAAGATAAACAATACCAGCCACTGGCACTTTAGCCTTTCCAGCATAGAAAGTTTTAGCCCTGACCACATCAAGTGTAGTCACACCAAATAGCTTCTTCTCATCATAGGTCCCTGCTTTTTTGAAAACCTCAGCAGCAATTGGGACTGTTGAATTCACTGGATTGCTTATCATATTGACCAGTGCCTAACCCaaaacaaattacaaattcaTGAGCATATCACAGGCAAGATATAACCAGGGGAGACAAAGTCAGGGACTCACATTGGGACAATATTTAGCAATGGCTACGCATAAGGATTTCACTATTCCAGCATTGATGTTGAAAAGATCATCACGGGTCATTCCAGGCTTTCTTGGAACACCCGCAGGAATAATCACAAGGTCAGATCCTTCCAATGCTTTACCCAGCTCTTCTTCACCCACATAACCTGCGACCTAATTGgcaataaacaaaaaagaaaaagtgaaaaaccTCGTAAAAACTAGAAATTTGAATTGAGAAAACATAATCCTTTATTCTCCACTAAAGAACAAACTCTTTTCAGTCAACATAAGAATAAAGAAGGAGGGatgtaaagaaagaaagagaaggaaaaaagacCTGAGCAGGATAGTTGATGTGGCTGACATCGGCCGCAACACCGGGAGTATTGGCTATATCGTATAGAGAAAGGGAAGAGACAAAAGGGTTTAGCTTCATTAGCAGAGCCAGTGGCTGTCCAATGCCCCCTGCCGCTCCTAATATCGCAACTTTCCTTTCAGGGTAGGACCCTGCGGAGTAGTAGGACCGACTCAGGAGATGGGTTGATGCACATGTGCTAGGTGATGCTGCTGCGGCCTTCTTCAACGCAGCCACTGCAGATCCCAACATGGTAATCTTCATTTTGAGTTAGAAGAGAGGAAGAGTTGGTGGTTGAGTTTTGCgaagaaaatggaatagtAGAACAGAAGAAATGCAGAGGCTTTAAAAGGAGTGGAGTGGATCACTGGGAAAagtgaaataaagaaaaacaaaaaagttgtGGCTTTCGAGGAGTTGGAAGCTGCTAATGAAGTTTTGACATGTGGACaagtttgttcttattttatgGTAGTATTATGTTTACTGAATATTGGAAAATAGTCAGACTGACTCCAATACTTTCTGCGGTAAAACTTCTTTACATTCAATTGTCTCCTCAGGGAACCGCGAAGGCCGGAGCGGGGGGCGGTGGAGGTGGAGGTGGCGCGTCCCGCTGCTGGACAGGGCGGCACCCAATTCTTAAAGATCCTATGTGCAACAAAATGCATTGATAGAAAGTGACTGAAACTATGGGATAACCATCGTGGAGTCCAAACGGAAACAGACAATCACTACAAGAAGGAGATTACAGTTCGCCAACTACAAGAATGGACCATATACAATGTTGTCTTCGTCTTAAATTTTACTTGGTTGCTCTCTTCTATGCCTCCCTTGCATGTTGTGTTTGTACCCTTCTTAGGCAAATGCAAGAGATTCAGGTTTTGAAAGACACGACAAAGATTTGACTTGACAGTTCAAATTGTACTGTTAAAATTGGAGAACACTATGTAGAGACATGTTTCGAGGAAATCCCTTGAAAAGCGATCTTCTagcagcttttctttttcagtttttgatCTAGTCTTGCCAAGCCGGTTTCCATGCTTCAGATCGAGACTAACAATAACATATGAGTCATATGGTTAataaaatccatttttccaaaaaaaaaaaatccctagTGCTCTTGAGGATCATTCTGAAAGCCATTCCGAAAGGATGGCTA
It includes:
- the LOC18596725 gene encoding malate dehydrogenase, mitochondrial; this translates as MKITMLGSAVAALKKAAAASPSTCASTHLLSRSYYSAGSYPERKVAILGAAGGIGQPLALLMKLNPFVSSLSLYDIANTPGVAADVSHINYPAQVAGYVGEEELGKALEGSDLVIIPAGVPRKPGMTRDDLFNINAGIVKSLCVAIAKYCPNALVNMISNPVNSTVPIAAEVFKKAGTYDEKKLFGVTTLDVVRAKTFYAGKAKVPVADVDVPVIGGHAGITILPLFSQATPKANLPDDDIEALTKRTQDGGTEVVEAKAGKGSATLSMAYAGAVFADACIKGLNGVPDIVECSFVQSSVTELPFFASQVKLGKNGVEKVYGLGLLSEFEKQGLEKLKPELKASIEKGIKFANQN